One Bosea sp. 685 DNA segment encodes these proteins:
- the recF gene encoding DNA replication/repair protein RecF (All proteins in this family for which functions are known are DNA-binding proteins that assist the filamentation of RecA onto DNA for the initiation of recombination or recombinational repair.), whose translation MTAVARLILQDFRSYEALDLTIEGQIVALVGENGAGKTNLLEALSLFAPGRGLRRVDLADMARQGGPSSFAVSIALADDGPRLGMGLSERDGEGKRSRLSRIDGVPVGSALAFSEHLRLVWLTPDVDGLFRGAAGDRRRFLDRLVLAVDPTHATRSNALERALRSRNRILEETPHQTQWLDAVEREVAELGVAVAAARAETVARLSAIIAETRDDASPFPHAELALAGELDTLVAQRPALDAEDEYRALLRQSRARDRAAGRTLIGPQASDLEVRHAPKDIPAELGSTGEQKALLIGLVLAHARLVAAMSGIAPLVLLDEIAAHLDPRRRAALYDALLALGCQVWMTGADPALFSSLPEGSERFLVNAGRVVPLS comes from the coding sequence GTGACGGCCGTCGCGCGCCTGATCCTTCAGGATTTCCGCTCCTACGAGGCTCTTGATCTGACGATCGAGGGCCAAATCGTTGCGCTCGTCGGCGAGAATGGAGCGGGCAAGACCAATCTGCTGGAAGCACTTTCGCTGTTTGCGCCTGGGCGCGGCTTGCGCCGCGTCGACCTTGCCGACATGGCGCGCCAGGGCGGACCGAGCTCTTTTGCCGTCTCGATCGCGCTCGCCGATGACGGGCCGCGCCTGGGCATGGGGCTGAGCGAGCGCGATGGCGAGGGCAAGCGCAGCCGCCTCTCACGCATCGATGGCGTTCCGGTCGGCTCGGCGCTGGCCTTCAGCGAGCATCTGCGCCTGGTCTGGCTGACGCCGGATGTCGATGGGCTGTTCAGGGGCGCCGCCGGCGACCGCCGCCGCTTCCTCGACCGGCTGGTGCTGGCGGTCGACCCGACGCATGCGACCCGCTCGAACGCGCTGGAGCGCGCCTTGCGCTCACGCAACCGTATCCTCGAGGAGACGCCGCATCAGACGCAATGGCTCGACGCCGTCGAGCGCGAGGTCGCCGAGCTTGGCGTCGCGGTCGCCGCCGCCCGCGCCGAGACGGTGGCGCGCTTGAGCGCGATCATCGCGGAGACCCGCGATGACGCCTCGCCCTTCCCCCATGCGGAGCTGGCACTGGCGGGCGAACTCGATACTCTGGTGGCACAGCGGCCGGCGCTCGACGCCGAGGATGAGTACCGCGCCTTGCTGCGGCAGAGCCGGGCTCGCGACCGCGCCGCCGGGCGAACGCTGATCGGGCCGCAGGCCTCGGATCTCGAAGTCCGCCATGCGCCCAAGGACATCCCCGCCGAACTGGGGTCCACCGGCGAACAGAAGGCGCTTCTGATCGGCCTCGTGCTCGCTCATGCCAGGCTGGTCGCTGCGATGAGCGGCATTGCCCCGCTCGTGCTGCTGGACGAGATCGCCGCCCATCTCGATCCGCGCCGGCGGGCGGCGCTCTATGACGCCCTGCTCGCGCTCGGCTGCCAGGTCTGGATGACCGGGGCCGACCCGGCGCTGTTCTCCAGCCTGCCGGAGGGGTCTGAGCGCTTCCTGGTCAATGCCGGGCGTGTCGTCCCGCTGAGCTGA
- the dnaN gene encoding DNA polymerase III subunit beta has product MKVTVERSTLLKSLGHVHRVVERRNTIPILSNLLLSGAEAGLRLKATDLDIEVVETIAADVAEPGATTVPAHTLYDIVRKLPDGAQVSLETTGETGLTLRSGRSRFQLQTLPESDFPDITAGEMAHRFVLPAGEFKRLIDKTQFAISTEETRYYLNGIYLHTLDVEGRSLLRAVATDGHRLARVDTAAPAGAAGMPGVIIPRKAVSEIQKLLEDGETEVAIELSATKIRVATQAVVLTSKLIDGTFPDYQRVIPSGNDKRLTVDKGDFAASVDRVSTISSERGRAVKLSMADGRMTLSVTNPDSGSATEEIEVDYDASPLDIGFNARYLMDIAAQLDGDTALLKLADPGSPTVIQDREGASALYVLMPMRV; this is encoded by the coding sequence ATGAAGGTCACGGTCGAACGTTCCACGCTGCTGAAGTCGCTGGGCCACGTGCATCGCGTGGTGGAGCGCCGCAACACGATCCCGATCCTGTCGAACCTGCTGCTCAGTGGAGCGGAGGCCGGCCTGAGGCTCAAGGCGACCGACCTCGATATCGAGGTCGTGGAAACGATCGCCGCCGATGTCGCCGAGCCCGGCGCGACGACCGTCCCGGCCCATACGCTGTACGATATCGTCCGCAAGCTGCCCGACGGCGCGCAGGTCTCGCTTGAGACGACTGGCGAGACCGGGCTGACCCTGCGCTCGGGCCGCTCGCGCTTTCAGCTCCAGACCTTGCCGGAAAGCGACTTCCCCGACATCACGGCCGGCGAGATGGCGCATCGCTTCGTGCTCCCGGCGGGCGAGTTCAAGCGCCTGATCGACAAGACGCAATTCGCGATCTCGACCGAGGAGACGCGCTATTATCTGAACGGCATCTATCTCCACACGCTCGATGTCGAGGGCCGCAGCCTGCTGCGCGCGGTCGCCACCGACGGCCACCGTCTCGCCCGCGTCGACACCGCAGCGCCTGCAGGCGCTGCCGGCATGCCGGGTGTCATTATCCCGCGCAAGGCCGTCTCCGAAATCCAGAAACTGCTGGAGGACGGCGAGACCGAAGTGGCGATCGAATTGTCCGCGACCAAGATCCGCGTCGCGACCCAGGCCGTTGTACTGACCTCGAAGCTGATCGACGGCACTTTCCCCGATTATCAGCGGGTCATCCCCAGCGGCAACGACAAGCGATTGACCGTCGACAAGGGTGATTTCGCGGCCTCGGTCGACCGCGTCTCGACGATCTCCTCCGAGCGCGGCCGGGCCGTGAAGCTCTCCATGGCCGATGGCCGCATGACGCTCTCGGTCACCAATCCCGATTCCGGCTCGGCGACCGAGGAGATCGAGGTCGACTATGATGCGAGCCCGCTCGATATCGGCTTCAATGCCCGCTATCTCATGGATATCGCCGCCCAGCTCGATGGCGACACGGCCCTGCTCAAGCTGGCCGATCCCGGCTCGCCGACCGTGATCCAGGATCGCGAAGGCGCGTCTGCGCTCTATGTGCTGATGCCGATGCGCGTTTAG
- the dnaA gene encoding chromosomal replication initiator protein DnaA gives MFERQETVAAIEAVAAPLPLIAATITETIAPLQGSLGEAWDRVRRRLRAELGEDVFSSWFARVEIGGLVDSVAYLTVPTRFLKSWLEAHYAERLQVNCQAELGAVNGVILSVRQVSRDSAPAPVREMAAARPRSAVATPVAASAEVRHGEAATPCERDIVDACGTVLDRRLTFENFIVGKSNQLAFAAAERIAAAPAGSTPYNPLYIHAGVGLGKTHLLQAIAQEARRQGKRVAYFTADRFMYGFVAALKSQTALAFKEKLRGIDLLVVDDVQFIQGKSIQQEFGHTINALIDAGKQIVVAGDRLANDLEALDERIRSRLGGGLVVEVGDLDETLRGKILGGRLAALHAAHPNFHVNPDVVAYVACVVATNGRDLDGAANRLLAHATLSGQAVTLETAEAAIRDLVRTREPRRVKIEDIQKLVATRYNVSRADILSERRTAAVVKPRQIAMYLSKALTPRSLPEIGRRFGGRDHTTVLHAVRKIEKAITEDRLLHDEVDLLKRMLQE, from the coding sequence ATGTTTGAACGGCAGGAGACAGTGGCAGCGATCGAGGCAGTGGCGGCGCCGCTTCCCTTGATTGCAGCCACGATCACGGAGACGATCGCCCCCCTGCAGGGTTCGCTCGGGGAGGCCTGGGACCGCGTTCGCCGCCGCTTGCGTGCGGAGCTTGGCGAGGACGTGTTCTCGAGCTGGTTCGCCCGCGTCGAGATCGGCGGGCTCGTCGACAGCGTCGCCTATCTGACCGTGCCGACCCGTTTTCTGAAGAGCTGGCTCGAGGCGCATTACGCCGAGCGTCTTCAGGTCAATTGCCAGGCCGAACTCGGCGCCGTGAATGGCGTCATCCTGTCCGTCCGCCAGGTGTCGCGTGACAGCGCCCCGGCTCCGGTGCGGGAGATGGCCGCCGCGCGTCCGCGCTCTGCGGTGGCTACGCCCGTGGCGGCTTCCGCTGAGGTCCGTCATGGTGAGGCAGCGACGCCATGCGAGCGCGACATCGTCGACGCTTGCGGCACGGTGCTCGACCGGCGCCTGACCTTCGAGAACTTCATCGTCGGCAAGTCGAACCAGCTCGCTTTCGCGGCTGCCGAGCGTATCGCTGCGGCTCCTGCCGGATCGACGCCCTACAACCCGCTCTACATTCATGCCGGCGTCGGCTTGGGCAAGACGCATCTGCTGCAGGCGATCGCTCAGGAGGCGCGCCGCCAGGGCAAGCGCGTCGCTTATTTCACCGCCGACCGCTTCATGTACGGCTTCGTCGCCGCGCTGAAGTCGCAGACCGCGCTCGCCTTCAAGGAGAAGCTGCGCGGCATCGACCTGCTCGTGGTCGATGATGTGCAGTTCATCCAGGGCAAGTCGATCCAGCAGGAGTTCGGCCATACGATCAATGCGCTGATCGACGCCGGCAAGCAGATCGTCGTGGCCGGTGACAGGCTCGCCAATGATCTCGAGGCCCTGGACGAGCGCATTCGCTCGCGTCTGGGCGGTGGGCTCGTGGTCGAGGTCGGCGATCTCGACGAGACGCTGCGCGGCAAGATTCTTGGCGGTCGGTTGGCGGCGCTGCATGCCGCCCATCCGAATTTCCACGTCAATCCCGATGTCGTCGCCTATGTCGCTTGCGTCGTCGCCACCAATGGCCGCGATCTCGACGGCGCCGCCAACCGCTTGCTCGCCCATGCCACGCTGTCTGGCCAGGCGGTCACCCTGGAGACGGCCGAGGCCGCGATCCGCGATCTGGTGCGGACCCGCGAGCCGCGCCGCGTCAAGATCGAGGACATCCAGAAGCTGGTCGCAACGCGCTACAATGTCAGCCGGGCCGATATCCTTTCGGAGCGGCGGACGGCGGCGGTGGTGAAGCCGCGCCAGATCGCGATGTATCTCTCCAAGGCGCTGACCCCGCGCTCCCTGCCCGAGATCGGCCGCCGGTTCGGCGGGCGCGATCACACCACGGTGCTGCATGCGGTGCGCAAGATCGAGAAGGCGATCACCGAGGATCGCTTGCTCCATGACGAGGTCGATCTCTTGAAGCGCATGCTGCAGGAGTGA